The following proteins come from a genomic window of Bactrocera tryoni isolate S06 chromosome 1, CSIRO_BtryS06_freeze2, whole genome shotgun sequence:
- the LOC120767026 gene encoding sodium/potassium-transporting ATPase subunit alpha isoform X4, translating to MSDDQHGRADSYRIATVIPTDDDNRTADGHLKSKRRMPPKPAKKENLEDLKQELDIDFHKVTPEELYQRFQTHPENGLSHAKAKENLERDGPNALTPPKQTPEWVKFCKNLFGGFAMLLWIGAILCFVAYSILASTSEEPSDDNLYLGIVLSAVVIVTGIFSYYQESKSSKIMESFKNMVPQFATVIREGEKLTLRAEDLVLGDVVEVKFGDRIPADIRIIEARNFKVDNSSLTGESEPQSRGPEFTHENPLETKNLAFFSTNAVEGTAKGVVISCGDHTVMGRIAGLASGLDTGETPIAKEIHHFIHLITGVAVFLGVTFFVIAFILGYHWLDAVIFLIGIIVANVPEGLLATVTVCLTLTAKRMASKNCLVKNLEAVETLGSTSTICSDKTGTLTQNRMTVAHMWFDNQIIEADTTEDQSGVQYDRTSPGFKALSRIATLCNRAEFKGGQEGVPILKKEVSGDASEAALLKCMELALGDVMNIRKRNRKIAEIPFNSTNKYQVSIHETEDPSDPRYLLVMKGAPERILERCSTIFINGKEKVLDEEMKEAFNNAYMELGGLGERVLGFCDFMLPSDKYPTGFKFNTDDVNFPIDNLRFVGLMSMIDPPRAAVPDAVAKCRSAGIKVIMVTGDHPITAKAIAKSVGIISEGNETVEDIAQRLNIPVSEVNPREAKAAVVHGAELRDVTPEQLDDILRYHTEIVFARTSPQQKLIIVEGCQRMGAIVAVTGDGVNDSPALKKADIGVAMGIAGSDVSKQAADMILLDDNFASIVTGVEEGRLIFDNLKKSIAYTLTSNIPEISPFLAFILCDIPLPLGTVTILCIDLGTDMVPAISLAYEAAEADIMKRPPRDPFNDKLVNSRLISMAYGQIGMIQAAAGFFVYFVIMAENGFLPMKLFGIRKMWDSKAVNDLTDSYGQEWTYRDRKTLEYTCHTAFFVSIVVVQWADLIICKTRRNSVFQQGMRNWALNFGLVFETVLAAFLSYCPGMDKGLRMYPLKFVWWLPAIPFMLAIFIYDEIRRFYLRRNPGGWLEQETYY from the exons CATGGGAGAGCGGACTCTTATCGTATCGCCACGGTTATACCAACCGATGACGACAATCGTACAGCCGATGGCCACTTAAAG TCTAAACGCAGGATGCCACCAAAACCGGCTAAAAAGGAGAATCTTGAGGATCTCAAACAGGAGTTAGATATCGATTTTCATAAAGTCACTCCTGAAGAACTGTATCAGCGCTTTCAGACGCATCCAGAGAAT GGTCTGAGTCACGCCAAAGCCAAGGAGAATCTTGAACGAGATGGCCCTAATGCGCTTACACCACCCAAACAAACACCCGAATGGGTGAAATTCTGTAAGAATTTATTCGGCGGTTTCGCCATGTTGCTGTGGATCGGTGCTATACTTTGCTTCGTGGCCTACTCCATTCTGGCCAGTACCAGCGAAGAGCCCTCAGACGATAACTTGTATCTGGGTATCGTACTTTCGGCTGTAGTCATAGTTACCGGTATTTTCTCATACTATCAG GAATCGAAAAGTTCAAAGATCATGGAATCGTTCAAAAACATGGTGCCCCAATTCGCTACTGTCATTCGTGAAGGTGAGAAGCTCACCTTACGCGCTGAAGACTTGGTGTTGGGTGATGTGGTTGAAGTGAAGTTCGGTGATCGTATCCCAGCTGATATACGTATCATTGAGGCGCGCAACTTCAAAGTGGACAACTCATCGTTGACTGGCGAATCTGAGCCACAGTCACGTGGACCTGAATTCACACATGAAAATCCATTGGAAACTAAGAATTTGGCTTTCTTCTCTACCAACGCCGTCGAGGGCACCGCCAAGGGTgttgtcatcagctgtggtgatcACACTGTAATGGGTCGTATTGCTGGTTTGGCTTCGGGTTTGGATACTGGCGAGACACCAATCGCCAAGGAAATTCATCATTTCATTCACTTGATTACCGGTGTCGCCGTATTCTTGGGCGTGACATTCTTCGTTATCGCTTTCATCTTAGGTTACCATTGGTTGGATGCTGTTATCTTCTTGATCGGTATTATTGTAGCGAACGTGCCCGAAGGTCTGTTGGCCACCGTGACTGTATGTCTGACATTGACTGCCAAGCGTATGGCATCGAAGAATTGTTTGGTAAAGAATTTGGAAGCTGTGGAAACATTGGGATCCACCTCGACCATTTGCTCCGATAAGACCGGCACCCTCACCCAAAATCGTATGACCGTTGCTCACATGTGGTTTGATAATCAAATCATCGAGGCCGATACAACTGAAGATCAGTCGGGTGTGCAATACGATAGAACCAGCCCTGGCTTCAAGGCGCTCTCTCGCATTGCTACCCTCTGTAATCGTGCCGAATTCAAAGGCGGTCAAGAAGGTGTACCAATTTTGAAGAAGGAAGTTAGCGGTGATGCCTCCGAAGCGGCGCTGCTTAAATGCATGGAATTGGCGCTGGGCGATGTTATGAATATACGCAAACGTAACCGCAAAATCGCTGAAATTCCATTCAATTCGACCAACAAATACCAAGTGTCCATTCATGAAACTGAAGATCCCAGTGATCCACGCTATTTGCTTGTCATGAAGGGTGCACCCGAACGTATCTTGGAGCGTTGCTCAACCATTTTCATTAACGGCAAAGAAAAGGTATTGGACGAAGAGATGAAGGAGGCCTTCAATAATGCTTATATGGAGCTTGGTGGTTTGGGTGAGCGTGTGCTCGGTTTCTGCGACTTCATGCTGCCCTCCGATAAATACCCAACTGGCTTCAAATTCAACACAGACGATGTTAACTTCCCCATTGATAATTTGCGTTTCGTCGGCTTAATGTCCATGATTGATCCACCACGTGCAGCTGTACCCGATGCCGTCGCCAAGTGCCGTTCAGCCGGTATTAAGGTTATTATGGTTACTGGTGATCATCCAATCACAGCTAAGGCTATTGCCAAATCGGTGGGTATCATTTCGGAGGGTAATGAAACTGTTGAGGATATCGCACAGCGCTTGAACATCCCTGTCTCGGAAGTTAACCCACGTGAGGCCAAGGCAGCTGTTGTGCATGGTGCTGAATTACGTGATGTTACACCCGAACAGTTGGATGATATTCTGCGCTATCACACTGAGATCGTGTTCGCACGTACCTCGCCTCAACAGAAACTGATCATTGTGGAGGGTTGCCAACGTATGGGCGCTATTGTGGCTGTGACCGGTGATGGTGTTAATGATTCACCAGCGTTAAAGAAAGCCGATATCGGTGTTGCTATGGGTATTGCCGGCTCTGATGTATCCAAGCAG GCTGCTGACATGATTTTGCTCGATGACAACTTCGCTTCGATTGTGACAGGTGTTGAAGAGGGTCGCTTGATTTTCGATAACTTGAAGAAATCCATTGCCTACACACTCACCTCCAACATTCCCGAAATCTCACCATTCTTGGCATTCATCCTCTGCGACATACCACTGCCACTGGGTACCGTCACCATTTTGTGCATCGATTTGGGAACCGACATG GTGCCTGCCATTTCCTTGGCTTATGAAGCTGCTGAGGCCGATATTATGAAGCGTCCACCACGTGATCCATTCAACGATAAATTAGTCAATTCAAG ATTGATTTCAATGGCCTATGGTCAAATTGGTATGATCCAAGCTGCTGCCGGTTTCTTCGTGTACTTCGTTATAATGGCTGAAAACGGTTTCTTGCCGATGAAACTGTTCGGCATACGTAAGATGTGGGACTCAAAGGCTGTCAACGATTTAACCGATTCGTATGGACAAGAATGG ACCTACCGCGATCGCAAGACACTCGAGTACACTTGCCACACCGCTTTCTTCGTatcaattgttgttgtacaatgGGCGGATTTGATCATCTGTAAGACACGACGAAACTCCGTCTTCCAGCAGGGCATGCGAAATTGGGCATTGAACTTCGGTTTGGTGTTCGAGACAGTGTTGGCGGCCTTCCTGTCGTACTGCCCCGGCATGGACAAGGGTCTGCGCATGTATCCACTGAA ATTCGTTTGGTGGTTACCAGCCATTCCATTTATGTTGGCCATTTTCATCTATGATGAAATTCGTCGATTCTACTTGCGCCGCAATCCCGGCGGTTGGTTGGAACAGGAGACGTACTATTAA
- the LOC120767026 gene encoding sodium/potassium-transporting ATPase subunit alpha isoform X3 — MPPKPAKKENLEDLKQELDIDFHKVTPEELYQRFQTHPENGLSHAKAKENLERDGPNALTPPKQTPEWVKFCKNLFGGFAMLLWIGAILCFVAYSILASTSEEPSDDNLYLGIVLSAVVIVTGIFSYYQESKSSKIMESFKNMVPQFATVIREGEKLTLRAEDLVLGDVVEVKFGDRIPADIRIIEARNFKVDNSSLTGESEPQSRGPEFTHENPLETKNLAFFSTNAVEGTAKGVVISCGDHTVMGRIAGLASGLDTGETPIAKEIHHFIHLITGVAVFLGVTFFVIAFILGYHWLDAVIFLIGIIVANVPEGLLATVTVCLTLTAKRMASKNCLVKNLEAVETLGSTSTICSDKTGTLTQNRMTVAHMWFDNQIIEADTTEDQSGVQYDRTSPGFKALSRIATLCNRAEFKGGQEGVPILKKEVSGDASEAALLKCMELALGDVMNIRKRNRKIAEIPFNSTNKYQVSIHETEDPSDPRYLLVMKGAPERILERCSTIFINGKEKVLDEEMKEAFNNAYMELGGLGERVLGFCDFMLPSDKYPTGFKFNTDDVNFPIDNLRFVGLMSMIDPPRAAVPDAVAKCRSAGIKVIMVTGDHPITAKAIAKSVGIISEGNETVEDIAQRLNIPVSEVNPREAKAAVVHGAELRDVTPEQLDDILRYHTEIVFARTSPQQKLIIVEGCQRMGAIVAVTGDGVNDSPALKKADIGVAMGIAGSDVSKQAADMILLDDNFASIVTGVEEGRLIFDNLKKSIAYTLTSNIPEISPFLAFILCDIPLPLGTVTILCIDLGTDMVPAISLAYEAAEADIMKRPPRDPFNDKLVNSRLISMAYGQIGMIQAAAGFFVYFVIMAENGFLPMKLFGIRKMWDSKAVNDLTDSYGQEWTYRDRKTLEYTCHTAFFVSIVVVQWADLIICKTRRNSVFQQGMRNWALNFGLVFETVLAAFLSYCPGMDKGLRMYPLKFVWWLPAIPFMLAIFIYDEIRRFYLRRNPGGWLEQETYY, encoded by the exons ATGCCACCAAAACCGGCTAAAAAGGAGAATCTTGAGGATCTCAAACAGGAGTTAGATATCGATTTTCATAAAGTCACTCCTGAAGAACTGTATCAGCGCTTTCAGACGCATCCAGAGAAT GGTCTGAGTCACGCCAAAGCCAAGGAGAATCTTGAACGAGATGGCCCTAATGCGCTTACACCACCCAAACAAACACCCGAATGGGTGAAATTCTGTAAGAATTTATTCGGCGGTTTCGCCATGTTGCTGTGGATCGGTGCTATACTTTGCTTCGTGGCCTACTCCATTCTGGCCAGTACCAGCGAAGAGCCCTCAGACGATAACTTGTATCTGGGTATCGTACTTTCGGCTGTAGTCATAGTTACCGGTATTTTCTCATACTATCAG GAATCGAAAAGTTCAAAGATCATGGAATCGTTCAAAAACATGGTGCCCCAATTCGCTACTGTCATTCGTGAAGGTGAGAAGCTCACCTTACGCGCTGAAGACTTGGTGTTGGGTGATGTGGTTGAAGTGAAGTTCGGTGATCGTATCCCAGCTGATATACGTATCATTGAGGCGCGCAACTTCAAAGTGGACAACTCATCGTTGACTGGCGAATCTGAGCCACAGTCACGTGGACCTGAATTCACACATGAAAATCCATTGGAAACTAAGAATTTGGCTTTCTTCTCTACCAACGCCGTCGAGGGCACCGCCAAGGGTgttgtcatcagctgtggtgatcACACTGTAATGGGTCGTATTGCTGGTTTGGCTTCGGGTTTGGATACTGGCGAGACACCAATCGCCAAGGAAATTCATCATTTCATTCACTTGATTACCGGTGTCGCCGTATTCTTGGGCGTGACATTCTTCGTTATCGCTTTCATCTTAGGTTACCATTGGTTGGATGCTGTTATCTTCTTGATCGGTATTATTGTAGCGAACGTGCCCGAAGGTCTGTTGGCCACCGTGACTGTATGTCTGACATTGACTGCCAAGCGTATGGCATCGAAGAATTGTTTGGTAAAGAATTTGGAAGCTGTGGAAACATTGGGATCCACCTCGACCATTTGCTCCGATAAGACCGGCACCCTCACCCAAAATCGTATGACCGTTGCTCACATGTGGTTTGATAATCAAATCATCGAGGCCGATACAACTGAAGATCAGTCGGGTGTGCAATACGATAGAACCAGCCCTGGCTTCAAGGCGCTCTCTCGCATTGCTACCCTCTGTAATCGTGCCGAATTCAAAGGCGGTCAAGAAGGTGTACCAATTTTGAAGAAGGAAGTTAGCGGTGATGCCTCCGAAGCGGCGCTGCTTAAATGCATGGAATTGGCGCTGGGCGATGTTATGAATATACGCAAACGTAACCGCAAAATCGCTGAAATTCCATTCAATTCGACCAACAAATACCAAGTGTCCATTCATGAAACTGAAGATCCCAGTGATCCACGCTATTTGCTTGTCATGAAGGGTGCACCCGAACGTATCTTGGAGCGTTGCTCAACCATTTTCATTAACGGCAAAGAAAAGGTATTGGACGAAGAGATGAAGGAGGCCTTCAATAATGCTTATATGGAGCTTGGTGGTTTGGGTGAGCGTGTGCTCGGTTTCTGCGACTTCATGCTGCCCTCCGATAAATACCCAACTGGCTTCAAATTCAACACAGACGATGTTAACTTCCCCATTGATAATTTGCGTTTCGTCGGCTTAATGTCCATGATTGATCCACCACGTGCAGCTGTACCCGATGCCGTCGCCAAGTGCCGTTCAGCCGGTATTAAGGTTATTATGGTTACTGGTGATCATCCAATCACAGCTAAGGCTATTGCCAAATCGGTGGGTATCATTTCGGAGGGTAATGAAACTGTTGAGGATATCGCACAGCGCTTGAACATCCCTGTCTCGGAAGTTAACCCACGTGAGGCCAAGGCAGCTGTTGTGCATGGTGCTGAATTACGTGATGTTACACCCGAACAGTTGGATGATATTCTGCGCTATCACACTGAGATCGTGTTCGCACGTACCTCGCCTCAACAGAAACTGATCATTGTGGAGGGTTGCCAACGTATGGGCGCTATTGTGGCTGTGACCGGTGATGGTGTTAATGATTCACCAGCGTTAAAGAAAGCCGATATCGGTGTTGCTATGGGTATTGCCGGCTCTGATGTATCCAAGCAG GCTGCTGACATGATTTTGCTCGATGACAACTTCGCTTCGATTGTGACAGGTGTTGAAGAGGGTCGCTTGATTTTCGATAACTTGAAGAAATCCATTGCCTACACACTCACCTCCAACATTCCCGAAATCTCACCATTCTTGGCATTCATCCTCTGCGACATACCACTGCCACTGGGTACCGTCACCATTTTGTGCATCGATTTGGGAACCGACATG GTGCCTGCCATTTCCTTGGCTTATGAAGCTGCTGAGGCCGATATTATGAAGCGTCCACCACGTGATCCATTCAACGATAAATTAGTCAATTCAAG ATTGATTTCAATGGCCTATGGTCAAATTGGTATGATCCAAGCTGCTGCCGGTTTCTTCGTGTACTTCGTTATAATGGCTGAAAACGGTTTCTTGCCGATGAAACTGTTCGGCATACGTAAGATGTGGGACTCAAAGGCTGTCAACGATTTAACCGATTCGTATGGACAAGAATGG ACCTACCGCGATCGCAAGACACTCGAGTACACTTGCCACACCGCTTTCTTCGTatcaattgttgttgtacaatgGGCGGATTTGATCATCTGTAAGACACGACGAAACTCCGTCTTCCAGCAGGGCATGCGAAATTGGGCATTGAACTTCGGTTTGGTGTTCGAGACAGTGTTGGCGGCCTTCCTGTCGTACTGCCCCGGCATGGACAAGGGTCTGCGCATGTATCCACTGAA ATTCGTTTGGTGGTTACCAGCCATTCCATTTATGTTGGCCATTTTCATCTATGATGAAATTCGTCGATTCTACTTGCGCCGCAATCCCGGCGGTTGGTTGGAACAGGAGACGTACTATTAA
- the LOC120767026 gene encoding sodium/potassium-transporting ATPase subunit alpha isoform X1, translated as MPPKPAKKENLEDLKQELDIDFHKVTPEELYQRFQTHPENGLSHAKAKENLERDGPNALTPPKQTPEWVKFCKNLFGGFAMLLWIGAILCFVAYSILASTSEEPSDDNLYLGIVLSAVVIVTGIFSYYQESKSSKIMESFKNMVPQFATVIREGEKLTLRAEDLVLGDVVEVKFGDRIPADIRIIEARNFKVDNSSLTGESEPQSRGPEFTHENPLETKNLAFFSTNAVEGTAKGVVISCGDHTVMGRIAGLASGLDTGETPIAKEIHHFIHLITGVAVFLGVTFFVIAFILGYHWLDAVIFLIGIIVANVPEGLLATVTVCLTLTAKRMASKNCLVKNLEAVETLGSTSTICSDKTGTLTQNRMTVAHMWFDNQIIEADTTEDQSGVQYDRTSPGFKALSRIATLCNRAEFKGGQEGVPILKKEVSGDASEAALLKCMELALGDVMNIRKRNRKIAEIPFNSTNKYQVSIHETEDPSDPRYLLVMKGAPERILERCSTIFINGKEKVLDEEMKEAFNNAYMELGGLGERVLGFCDFMLPSDKYPTGFKFNTDDVNFPIDNLRFVGLMSMIDPPRAAVPDAVAKCRSAGIKVIMVTGDHPITAKAIAKSVGIISEGNETVEDIAQRLNIPVSEVNPREAKAAVVHGAELRDVTPEQLDDILRYHTEIVFARTSPQQKLIIVEGCQRMGAIVAVTGDGVNDSPALKKADIGVAMGIAGSDVSKQAADMILLDDNFASIVTGVEEGRLIFDNLKKSIAYTLTSNIPEISPFLAFILCDIPLPLGTVTILCIDLGTDMVPAISLAYEQAESDIMKRQPRDPYRDNLVNRRLISMAYGQIGMIQAAAGFFVYFVIMAENGFLPMKLFGIRKMWDSKAVNDLTDSYGQEWTYRDRKTLEYTCHTAFFVSIVVVQWADLIICKTRRNSVFQQGMRNWALNFGLVFETVLAAFLSYCPGMDKGLRMYPLKFVWWLPAIPFMLAIFIYDEIRRFYLRRNPGGWLEQETYY; from the exons ATGCCACCAAAACCGGCTAAAAAGGAGAATCTTGAGGATCTCAAACAGGAGTTAGATATCGATTTTCATAAAGTCACTCCTGAAGAACTGTATCAGCGCTTTCAGACGCATCCAGAGAAT GGTCTGAGTCACGCCAAAGCCAAGGAGAATCTTGAACGAGATGGCCCTAATGCGCTTACACCACCCAAACAAACACCCGAATGGGTGAAATTCTGTAAGAATTTATTCGGCGGTTTCGCCATGTTGCTGTGGATCGGTGCTATACTTTGCTTCGTGGCCTACTCCATTCTGGCCAGTACCAGCGAAGAGCCCTCAGACGATAACTTGTATCTGGGTATCGTACTTTCGGCTGTAGTCATAGTTACCGGTATTTTCTCATACTATCAG GAATCGAAAAGTTCAAAGATCATGGAATCGTTCAAAAACATGGTGCCCCAATTCGCTACTGTCATTCGTGAAGGTGAGAAGCTCACCTTACGCGCTGAAGACTTGGTGTTGGGTGATGTGGTTGAAGTGAAGTTCGGTGATCGTATCCCAGCTGATATACGTATCATTGAGGCGCGCAACTTCAAAGTGGACAACTCATCGTTGACTGGCGAATCTGAGCCACAGTCACGTGGACCTGAATTCACACATGAAAATCCATTGGAAACTAAGAATTTGGCTTTCTTCTCTACCAACGCCGTCGAGGGCACCGCCAAGGGTgttgtcatcagctgtggtgatcACACTGTAATGGGTCGTATTGCTGGTTTGGCTTCGGGTTTGGATACTGGCGAGACACCAATCGCCAAGGAAATTCATCATTTCATTCACTTGATTACCGGTGTCGCCGTATTCTTGGGCGTGACATTCTTCGTTATCGCTTTCATCTTAGGTTACCATTGGTTGGATGCTGTTATCTTCTTGATCGGTATTATTGTAGCGAACGTGCCCGAAGGTCTGTTGGCCACCGTGACTGTATGTCTGACATTGACTGCCAAGCGTATGGCATCGAAGAATTGTTTGGTAAAGAATTTGGAAGCTGTGGAAACATTGGGATCCACCTCGACCATTTGCTCCGATAAGACCGGCACCCTCACCCAAAATCGTATGACCGTTGCTCACATGTGGTTTGATAATCAAATCATCGAGGCCGATACAACTGAAGATCAGTCGGGTGTGCAATACGATAGAACCAGCCCTGGCTTCAAGGCGCTCTCTCGCATTGCTACCCTCTGTAATCGTGCCGAATTCAAAGGCGGTCAAGAAGGTGTACCAATTTTGAAGAAGGAAGTTAGCGGTGATGCCTCCGAAGCGGCGCTGCTTAAATGCATGGAATTGGCGCTGGGCGATGTTATGAATATACGCAAACGTAACCGCAAAATCGCTGAAATTCCATTCAATTCGACCAACAAATACCAAGTGTCCATTCATGAAACTGAAGATCCCAGTGATCCACGCTATTTGCTTGTCATGAAGGGTGCACCCGAACGTATCTTGGAGCGTTGCTCAACCATTTTCATTAACGGCAAAGAAAAGGTATTGGACGAAGAGATGAAGGAGGCCTTCAATAATGCTTATATGGAGCTTGGTGGTTTGGGTGAGCGTGTGCTCGGTTTCTGCGACTTCATGCTGCCCTCCGATAAATACCCAACTGGCTTCAAATTCAACACAGACGATGTTAACTTCCCCATTGATAATTTGCGTTTCGTCGGCTTAATGTCCATGATTGATCCACCACGTGCAGCTGTACCCGATGCCGTCGCCAAGTGCCGTTCAGCCGGTATTAAGGTTATTATGGTTACTGGTGATCATCCAATCACAGCTAAGGCTATTGCCAAATCGGTGGGTATCATTTCGGAGGGTAATGAAACTGTTGAGGATATCGCACAGCGCTTGAACATCCCTGTCTCGGAAGTTAACCCACGTGAGGCCAAGGCAGCTGTTGTGCATGGTGCTGAATTACGTGATGTTACACCCGAACAGTTGGATGATATTCTGCGCTATCACACTGAGATCGTGTTCGCACGTACCTCGCCTCAACAGAAACTGATCATTGTGGAGGGTTGCCAACGTATGGGCGCTATTGTGGCTGTGACCGGTGATGGTGTTAATGATTCACCAGCGTTAAAGAAAGCCGATATCGGTGTTGCTATGGGTATTGCCGGCTCTGATGTATCCAAGCAG GCTGCTGACATGATTTTGCTCGATGACAACTTCGCTTCGATTGTGACAGGTGTTGAAGAGGGTCGCTTGATTTTCGATAACTTGAAGAAATCCATTGCCTACACACTCACCTCCAACATTCCCGAAATCTCACCATTCTTGGCATTCATCCTCTGCGACATACCACTGCCACTGGGTACCGTCACCATTTTGTGCATCGATTTGGGAACCGACATG GTGCCAGCGATCTCACTCGCTTACGAGCAAGCCGAGAGCGACATTATGAAACGTCAACCCAGGGATCCCTATCGTGACAACTTGGTCAATCGCAG ATTGATTTCAATGGCCTATGGTCAAATTGGTATGATCCAAGCTGCTGCCGGTTTCTTCGTGTACTTCGTTATAATGGCTGAAAACGGTTTCTTGCCGATGAAACTGTTCGGCATACGTAAGATGTGGGACTCAAAGGCTGTCAACGATTTAACCGATTCGTATGGACAAGAATGG ACCTACCGCGATCGCAAGACACTCGAGTACACTTGCCACACCGCTTTCTTCGTatcaattgttgttgtacaatgGGCGGATTTGATCATCTGTAAGACACGACGAAACTCCGTCTTCCAGCAGGGCATGCGAAATTGGGCATTGAACTTCGGTTTGGTGTTCGAGACAGTGTTGGCGGCCTTCCTGTCGTACTGCCCCGGCATGGACAAGGGTCTGCGCATGTATCCACTGAA ATTCGTTTGGTGGTTACCAGCCATTCCATTTATGTTGGCCATTTTCATCTATGATGAAATTCGTCGATTCTACTTGCGCCGCAATCCCGGCGGTTGGTTGGAACAGGAGACGTACTATTAA